The following proteins come from a genomic window of Alicyclobacillus dauci:
- a CDS encoding MBL fold metallo-hydrolase translates to MQKLVKISDRSLFLPPSHETDRPLLAAIVGSERTLLIDAGNSSRHATLFLQQLKALNIQGDWLVITHHDWDHVFGLSEFKIPVISHFNTRDEIKKLQYLSWTDEALDQRVKDKTQTSSSAENIKKELGTERDVVFPLPNITYTDQVTIDLGGVSCLIEHVGGDHAYDSSVVYIPEEKVLFVGDAMYANTMNWSYTAEKTLKLIQKLEQYDVELCFLSHQDKPLTKAEYQHELSVLKNIATLIQVFQGDKSSIAEELVNRLHRSLSEDELETIDFFINGLHS, encoded by the coding sequence ATGCAGAAGCTAGTTAAAATATCAGATCGCAGTTTATTTTTACCTCCAAGTCATGAAACGGACCGCCCACTCCTAGCCGCAATTGTAGGTTCAGAAAGAACTCTATTAATTGACGCGGGAAATTCCTCACGCCATGCAACGTTATTTCTGCAGCAGCTAAAAGCCTTGAACATACAAGGAGACTGGTTAGTGATTACCCATCATGATTGGGACCATGTTTTTGGCTTAAGTGAATTCAAAATTCCAGTTATCTCACATTTCAATACACGTGATGAAATTAAAAAATTACAATACTTGAGTTGGACGGATGAAGCTTTGGACCAACGGGTTAAAGACAAAACCCAGACTTCATCTTCTGCAGAAAACATCAAAAAGGAACTTGGAACCGAACGGGATGTCGTTTTTCCATTACCTAACATTACATATACCGATCAAGTGACGATCGATTTAGGTGGGGTTAGTTGTTTAATTGAACACGTCGGCGGGGATCACGCTTACGACTCAAGCGTTGTTTATATTCCTGAAGAAAAAGTGCTCTTTGTCGGAGATGCGATGTACGCAAATACAATGAACTGGAGCTACACAGCCGAAAAGACACTTAAATTAATTCAAAAACTAGAGCAGTATGATGTGGAACTTTGCTTTTTATCACACCAAGACAAGCCTTTAACTAAAGCAGAGTATCAGCATGAACTGTCCGTTCTAAAAAACATCGCTACACTAATACAGGTGTTCCAAGGCGATAAATCATCTATCGCTGAAGAATTAGTCAATCGCCTTCACCGATCGTTAAGTGAAGATGAGTTGGAAACTATCGACTTTTTCATAAATGGGCTGCACAGTTAG
- a CDS encoding transposase: MAMPIISQQTQSALIPFPLIPHQWERFLDVPFVLPALTFPWSIFRGIEQEYYQHLYASLRKERMNRSDKASNANGSALGLELPTPIEQVDDTSGVGRSQSGRKPHNFMPMMRAFELARLMYVEIMAESVYLQVRSNPLFAEACGFTGKFPSYRSFARFDQIMTDFGLWEKARQLVVEFNLKQGVIETEDTLVADTTHVEAEATYGKQMKTCGHNEDCDCPKVPTDDNVGIVRKSTAVSYVGHKVSLLSGAKGQLPLTREVCKGGEHDALTLQPTLERFKSEFEELAEPVRYVLADGIYQTPGNQKVTKDVLGAKLLAPINPRNRKDKSSDARGIDKIDRYGVPHCIAGHKMELKGCDLKKEQYIFTCPVHNPQAKQEGLVCPHHKHIECCNGATQGRVFRIDFSTTPQVDPEFPQHSRTFYTLYDARTGIERIIGMLKDGYSLRRVHKRGRKAVEAHGDQCILCMHVMAYCAHVQVGTVNRGWTRSRLKRAQ; encoded by the coding sequence ATGGCGATGCCGATTATATCACAACAAACCCAATCTGCGTTGATTCCTTTTCCCTTGATTCCTCATCAATGGGAAAGGTTTTTGGACGTTCCGTTTGTTCTCCCGGCACTGACATTCCCCTGGAGCATCTTTCGTGGTATCGAGCAAGAATACTACCAGCATCTGTATGCCTCGTTGCGTAAGGAACGGATGAATCGGTCGGACAAAGCCAGCAATGCAAACGGCTCTGCTTTGGGCTTGGAACTCCCGACACCAATCGAACAGGTAGATGATACGTCCGGAGTCGGGCGAAGTCAATCGGGCCGCAAGCCTCACAACTTTATGCCTATGATGCGCGCGTTCGAACTTGCTCGATTGATGTACGTCGAGATCATGGCAGAGAGTGTCTACCTGCAGGTTCGCTCAAATCCGCTGTTTGCCGAAGCTTGCGGGTTTACGGGTAAGTTCCCCAGTTACCGCTCGTTTGCCCGCTTCGACCAAATCATGACTGACTTCGGATTATGGGAAAAGGCTCGACAACTGGTTGTGGAGTTTAATCTGAAGCAAGGCGTCATCGAGACCGAAGACACGTTGGTCGCCGATACGACCCATGTTGAAGCGGAGGCGACATACGGAAAGCAGATGAAAACCTGCGGCCACAATGAAGACTGTGACTGTCCCAAGGTACCCACTGACGATAACGTTGGCATTGTACGCAAAAGTACCGCTGTGTCCTATGTAGGCCACAAGGTTTCGTTGCTCAGCGGGGCGAAGGGGCAACTGCCGCTGACCCGGGAGGTGTGCAAGGGCGGAGAGCACGACGCCCTCACGTTGCAGCCTACACTTGAGAGATTCAAATCTGAGTTTGAGGAACTGGCAGAGCCCGTTCGGTATGTGCTGGCGGATGGGATTTACCAGACTCCAGGGAACCAGAAAGTAACAAAGGATGTGCTAGGAGCGAAACTGCTTGCTCCCATTAATCCCAGGAACCGCAAGGACAAATCGAGCGATGCCCGTGGCATTGATAAGATAGACCGCTACGGGGTACCACATTGCATTGCCGGCCACAAGATGGAGTTAAAGGGGTGTGACCTCAAAAAGGAACAGTACATATTCACTTGTCCAGTTCACAACCCCCAGGCGAAGCAGGAAGGGCTTGTCTGCCCTCACCACAAGCACATCGAGTGCTGCAACGGTGCCACACAAGGCCGAGTGTTTCGGATTGATTTTTCGACGACGCCCCAGGTGGACCCTGAGTTCCCACAGCACAGCCGTACATTCTATACGCTGTATGACGCCCGTACAGGGATTGAGCGGATCATTGGGATGCTGAAAGACGGATACAGTCTGCGGCGTGTACACAAACGTGGACGGAAGGCGGTAGAAGCACACGGCGACCAGTGCATCCTCTGTATGCATGTGATGGCATACTGTGCTCACGTTCAAGTTGGAACAGTGAACCGGGGTTGGACACGAAGTCGCCTGAAGCGGGCTCAATGA